A region of the Paenibacillus sp. J23TS9 genome:
CCTCTATCAATTGATGGATCGTATCTATTCCCTTCAAAATAGTCACCACTCTCTCAGATTGTAGGTATTCCTTATGCCAGTTCAGACAACCTTAATCTTTTTTCACCATGCCCATCAGACTTACCAGCGTCCCCAGCAGAATCGTAATAAAACTCAGAATTGGCATCTGAAATTTAAAATCCAGAATAACATTGAACATGAATCCAAGCAGAATGAGCTCCGCACCAAAAAACATCATCTTCTTGCCGGATATCCGGTTGCGATAAATAAATAAAATAATGATACCGATTACAATAACAAGTATAAGCAACAAGCTAATGATTTTAAATCCCAATTCGTTTAATTGAAACAGCTGATAAAAAGGATCATGATACTCCATGAGTTCCCTCCTCTTTAAATTAAAACGCAATTGATTATATCTATCAAATTTAGAATCTCGTATATTGCTCTTTTCCCTTTGTATTGTACAGTATATTTTTCCCAAGTGCATCACAGACTGCAATCAGCAAAATGTCTGTCGCTCATGAAAAACTGCAAGCATTTCCTTCCCATTTATGCATAAAAAGCCTTTGAATGCTTATCCTAATTCTATGTCGCCATAAGGAAAAAATTAAGTTAAAGTTAAGATATTAATGATAATAATATTAAGATGTATTCGTTACTATCTATTGATAGGAATTCTACCAGTTCCAAAATTATATAAAGAGGTGTTTTCCGGCATGACCAAAGAAACGATTCTGCTCGTTGATGATGAGAAAGAGATTATAGAACTCATTGAAATATATTTAAAGAATGAAGGATACCTTCTCTACAAGGCCTCAAACGGTTTCGAGGCGCTTGATTCACTACGCAACTTCGATATTGATTTGATTATTCTTGATGTCATGATGCCCCAGATGGACGGGATCCAGGCATGTATGAAAATTCGTGAGAAAAACAATACGCCGATCATCATGCTGTCTGCTAAAAGCCAGGATATCGACAAAATTTCGGGTCTCAGCATCGGAGCTGATGATTATGTTTCCAAACCGTTTAATCCTTTAGAATTAGTCGCCCGGGTTAAATCGCAGCTGCGCAGATACAAGCTGTTAAATTACCGGGACCTCGCAGCTGAAGATGTTATTGCCATTGACGATCTGGTCATCAACACGGCGACCCACACCGTAACGGTAAGTGAACAAGAGGTCAAGCTTACTCCCCGTGAATTTGACATTTTAAAGCTCCTTGCCGTTAATCAGGGAATTGTGCTGAGTATGGATAAAATTTATCAGGAGGTGTGGAATGAGCCGTTTATGGAATCCAAAAATACAGTCATGGTCCATATCCGCAAGCTCCGGGAGAAAATCGAGAAGGATACCCAGAAACCCTACTACATTAGGACCGTATGGGGGATCGGTTATAAAATGAAGTCAGTGAAGGAGGTCTAGCTGTTGATGAAAACCAAGCTGTATATCGCAATCCGTTGGAAGTTTCTGATCATCTTCATCCTATGTACTGCACTCACGTTTCTGTTCGTATTGCTCAGCCGACTGTTCGTCACCTACATGTTGGAGCAACCTCTTTTTAATATGCCTTTTATATGGATGATCAATCATATCGGTTCAAAACCCTTGCTCCTTGTTACGGCGACAGCGTTCTTTCTCCTTCTATATATTGTGGGCAGTAGACCCATCGTCCGTTATGCGAATGAACTTTCCGGAGTTCTGCAGGATATGGCAGATGGACAATTAAATGCTTCAGCCAGCGTGAAATACGCGGATGAATTAGGTACAATCGCGACCAACATCAACAGCTTATCCGAACAGATCCATAGCTACCTGCAGGAGATCAACCACGGCTTAAACGAAATCGCCAAAGGCCATTTTGATTATGATATCAGTGTCAGAGAAAACCACGAGCTAGGCAAGATTGCGGACAGTATTAATTTGATGAGCGCACAGCTAAACCATTCCATACAAGAAGAAAGGAACGCAGAAAAAACGAAAAATGATCTGATTACAGGGGTATCCCATGATCTTCGAACCCCGCTGACCTCCATACTCGGTTTTTTGGAAATCATCGATAAGGACCGTTATACCGACGAGGTGGAGCTTCGATACTATATGAACATTGCCTACGAGAAGTCTTTGAGCCTCAAAAAGCTTATCGATGATTTGTTTGAATACACCCGTATCAACAACGGGATGCCTCTTCATCTCAGTGATCTGGATATCACCGACTTCTTCCGCCAGCTCTCCGATGAGTTCGTTCCCAGTCTAGAGCCCACAGGTATGGCTATTCAAATCCATGCTCCTGAGCACCTGCTGCGGATCCGCGCCGACGGAGATCAGCTTGTCCGCGCTTTTGAGAATCTGTTATCCAATGCTATTAAATACGGTAGTCGGGGCAAATATATCGATATATACATTCACGAAGAGAATGATGGGCAAATTGCCATACAGATCTGCAATTATGGAGATCCCATTCCCGAAAAAGATCTTCCTTATATATTTGACCGGTTTTATCGTGTCGAACAGTCCAGATCAAAGGAAACAGGCGGCACAGGACTCGGGCTTGCTATCACCAAGAGTATTATTGAAGTTCATGGAGGACGGATCTCCGTGCAGAGTTCAGCCAATCAGACGTGCTTCGAGACCCGCTTCCCCTCGGTTTCATAGAATTACTACCCCTACCTCCATCGTTATGGAGGTTTTTTTGTGTTTTATATCGTCAATCCCCTTTTATATGAAAGCAATTATACCGATATTTTTAAGCGTTTGTTAAGGATTTGGGTAGACTTGCGTTAAGAAGTCTCTAGTAATCTTAAAAGCATTAAGAACAACCATATTACTGATTCACTTGTCCAGGAAGGAGCATAATTCGCATATGTATATTAATACCTCCAGGGTTTTCACTTATAAAAAACCGCTGCTGATTACGTTCATAATTCTTATATTCGGTTTGGCCGTATATTTAAGATTGGATTTTTTAATGACGGTCAACCACCACATATCCCATGACACCTTAAACTACGATACCATGGTGCGGCAGCTGCTGGAAAAGGGGATTTACGCCTACAAGGACTCCACACCGAATGCCCAGGTCACTCCAGGTTATCCGCTATTTATGGCGGCTGTATACACGTTGGTCGATTATCATAAGCATGATCCGTTTCCATACATCCGTTACATCCAACTGATTATTAGTCTAGTCACCCTATGGATGATTTATAAGGTCTCCAGGAAGGTTACAGGTCAGACTGCCTCCCTGATCGTCCTGCTGGTTTGCAGCGTATATCCTCCATTCATTTGGAGCAATGGTGCGGTTCTTACCGAGACGCTCGCTACCTTTTTTCTCATGCTGTATATCTTTGTTCAACTGCTTGTATTTGAGAAAAAAACGAACATCTCCGCTCTGCTGGGTGGAGCTCTCATGGGTCTTCTGGTACTCACCCGGTCCGAATTTCTCATTCTGATCTTGCCGGTCTATGCTTTCCACTACTTCTGGAAAAAAGAAAAAAAACTTACCCTGCGATTGCTGTTATTCACCTGCATTGGGACGGGAATTGTACTTTCACCATGGGTGATTCGCAATGCCGTTACTCTGCATGAGGTTGTCATTGCCTCTACGCAGGTCAATCCTTTCCAGGCAGGAACGTATCCAGACAAAAATTATGAAGACGGTCTGGTTGACCGCCATGGAAAAACCCAGATGGAAGTAGCCAAGGAGCGGTTAAGGATTGGTTTTACGGAGCATACCTGGCAGTTTACCAAATGGTATACCGTCGGAAAACTCAAATACATATACGCCAATATGTATTTTGGCAGCGGTCATAGTCCATTGTATCCTGTGTTGCCGAGTCCGCTGGGCAGCGAGCTGCATCTGGCACTCGTCTATTTTTGTCCAGTTGCCTTGGTCGCACACATCCGGAGATGGCGGCAGTCCATTGCGCTGCTTACCCTGATCTTGATCATCATGACGTTAACCCGGCTGGCTTTCGTACCAGAGTATCGCTATAACTATACCGCGATGCCGATCATCATCATCATGGACACCATCACCGGAATCGCTATACTCAGCTGGGTATGGCAGAAGGTAACTAAGAGCGGCACAAATGATCCGCAGGAAGGAGTAGCGAACTATGCTGAATGTACCAGAAAATAAACCGAATTCACCCACTGTACTCGTCATTATTCCAGCCTACAATGAAGCCGAGGGCATTACACATGTTATTGAACAGCTGCGCCGTGATACACCCTATGCAGATGTGCTCGTTATTAATGACGGCTCCACCGATGCGACCAGCATGATCGCCAAAAAAGCCGGAGCCAGCGTGATTGATTTGACTTGCAATCTGGGTATTGGAGGTGCCGTACAGACGGGTTACCGCTATGCGGCAGAACATCACTACGATTATGCCGTGCAAATTGATGGCGATGGCCAGCATAATCCCCAGGACTTGGGCCGCCTGCTATCCGTAATGATGGACATCCATACTGACATGGTGGTCGGTTCGCGCTTTATTACCAAAGCAGGCTTCCAATCGACCTTCGCGCGCAAAATCGGTATTGACCTTCTGTCCACCCTTCTCAGTCGTCTTACGGGACAAAAGATTACGGATCCCACATCGGGTTACCGGTTATGCAGCAGAAGAGCCATTACCTTGTTTGCCCGCGAGTATCCAACCGACTATCCCGAAGTTGAGGCGCTGATGCTGCTGTATAACCGGGAGCTTTCGTTCACTGAAATCCCGGTCGTCATGAACGAGCGTCAGGGCGGCGTATCCAGCATCTCGGCAATAAAGTCCGTTTATTATATGAGCAAAGTAATTATTTCCGTCCTTCTCATGAAGACCCTGAAAAAGAGAGCGTGGGAAAATCGTTATGAATCTTAACATTTACTTTTTCAGCTTTTGTATTAGCCTCGGTTTTGCCGGAACGATCCTATACTTAATTCGCAAGCGCAAGTTAAGGGAGCAATATGCATTGCTTTGGCTTTTATTAAGTGCAGTCATGATGATCTTGTCGCTGTTCCCATCTCTCTTGAACGATATCGCGGCACAAATTCATATTTTCTACGCACCTTCACTCCTCTATCTTCTGAGTGTTGTGTCCATGCTGTTTATCCTGCTGCATTTAACGATGGCTGTTTCCTCGCTGACATACCGTGTCGTTGTGCTGACCCAGACCTTGGGGTTACAGGAACAGCGTATCCAGAAGCTGGAAATGCAGGTCGGCATCGGGCAAACAGCAGCAAAGAAGGAAGCTTCCATGGAGGTGATCAGCTAAATATGGCTTACTTCATGCTTCTTCTTAATATTATGCTGCTTGTTGCTGGACAAATCATCTGGAAAATGGGATTGCAGGCGCGGGGTGGCCTGCATGTCAGCAGTCTATTATCCGTGGTGTTCTCCCCGCTGATTCTATTAGGCTTAGCATTGTATGCCATCGCTACAGGATTATGGTTTTTGGTCTTATCCCGTTTGCCGTTAAGCCTGGCGTATCCCTTACAAAGCTTGGCGTACGCCATCGGTATTTTTGCAGCATGGTATATCTTCGGAGAATCCATTCCACTTAACCGCTGGATCGGAGCAGGTGTTATCGTCATGGGTGCAGTGATTATTGCCGTGAGGTAAAATATCTGCCGCGACGTCGAGAAGATTTTTGATTTGAAATATCGATATGGATAAAGGAGTTTACAATCTAATGAAGTTAAAAAAAGCTATTTTCCTCATGTTCATCCTTATGGCTCCGTTTCAAGTGACATTACCGGCAAATGCCGAATCCGCTATGGACAAGCAGGAGCTCAAAGATCCAACTACTGTGACCGTTATTTATTTAAACAGCAGCCAATTGCTCCATAATGGCAGTTCTTATTCACTGAGTCGTATCACGACCGTGAAAAAAGGAGTAACTTATGTCAGCCTCCGCTCATTATCCGAAAGTTTGGGGTATACGGTAAGCTATAGTGCCCAAACGAAAGAAACGCGGGTGAATGACCGCGGTATCAAGGCTGCATATCTGGTGAATTCGAATACCTATCAAGTAAATGGAGATCCGCAAGTCATGAAGGGAGCCGCCTATGCTGATCATGGTGTCCTTATGGTTCCGTTAACCTCACTTATCGCGGCCTTTCAAATTCCATATACCCTGCAGGGGAATCAGATACTCCTGAATTTCTTGACTCCGGGATCAGCCTCGTCCTCTACTGCAAAGAATAATGAAGCGCCAAAAGCCTATTTTACAACAGATAAGGATCAATACAGGATTGGGGAGCCGGTTTCCATCACGGATAAGAGTACTGACGATGAGGACGCCATCGTGAATCGAAAGTGGGAGAACAATGATTCTGCCTTTTTTGAAGCCGGCATCGTCGAGATCAAACTGGAAGTGACTGATCAGCGTGGCTTGTCCAATGAATACCGTAAGCAAATTGAGATTACACCAGATATTCTTTACACTAAGGACGAATATGCTAAGCGGTTCACACCGGTCGGGAATACGTTTGAAATCAATGGAAAATCAGTATTGTCTTATACATCTCTGCCTTATCAGTACACAACAGAGCCTTATATTTTATTTCGGGCCAGCGGACCGGAAACCGTCAATTCGGAAGGTATCCTGTATCAGGACACGATTTCGGGACCCACACGGTTTATGATCCATCACAAAAATAACTTGACCACGAAAGCCAGGTTCTATTTGATAGCCCATAACAACAATGACACAGCTGCCTCCATCCATATCCAGAACGAGGGTATAGCTGGGCCGTCACCTTATCCGGAATTATCCGGAAGACTGGCGGGAGCGAGATACTTGCAGTCCACTATTACGGAAAATGATCAGCAAAGTCTTCAACTGGCTGCCGGTGAAAGTACGATCCTCTTCAATAAGCTAAATTCTACTGCTGCCGCACCCGGTGATGTCGTGTCCATGAATGCCGATCTTGTCAGTGACTCACCGATTCAATATACGATGTTAATGGTTCACGCGGATCAGGAACCCCTGGAAGCCATCTCCACCCTGCCCGATCTGGATCCCCATGAATCTATTGTTCGCGGAACCTTTGCGGATTCAACCCGGATATTTAATTACGATGGGATCGTTGGGGATGAAGCGGAGCGCCTGCCATTAACAGACAATACGACCGATCCTTTTCAAGAAGGGATGGATGGGTTGCAGAATCGCGTAGCTATCAATTCGGGGAACTACGGGGTAATGTACAAAATTATTTTGAACCATGTAGCCCCAGATACAGTTATTTCCTTTAATCCGCGGGGAGGAAGATATTTCGGTTCTGCAAGGGTGAATCAGGACATCGTGGATATCAAGCACAGCAGCGATACGCAAAATTCCGCCAGCGTGCTGTACCGTACACAAAGCCAAGAGGAAAAAGTGGAGATATGGCTGTCGCCCGCACCCGGAAGTAATCTGCCATTTTCGTTATTATTTCTGCCCATATCTGAAGCAAAAAAATAAGCCCTCACTGGATAATTTACTTCCACCTAAAACGCAGGAGACCCGGCTTTAGAGCCGGGCCCACTTTCATCAAGTTAATCTTTATACTTTTCCTTCATAAAAATAATCCACTTCTATATTCTTTTTCACGACCGCAGATAGCCCTCCTCGATAGTAAGGCATTAGCTCATCCGCCTGCTCCAGGTTTATCCAACTGATCTCCAGAATTTCATCAGGTCTAATAATTCCCTCATGTCCGCTGATTATTTCAGCCCTGAAAGTGAAGAAAACAACATGCTCCTGTTTCTCTTCCATGAAAAGCTCATTCACAGCTACGATCCCAAACACTCTAATGACCAGTCCTGTTTCTTCCTGTGCTTCTCTAACCGCAGCCATTTCTAATGTTTCATTCTTTTCTACCGCGCCACCTGGTAAAGTCCAATGCTCATTGTCCTTGTTCTTCACCATCAGAACTTTAGTTTTAGCTTCATTGGTTATTAAGGAATAAACGACGTCTATACGGTGCATCTTGAATCCTCCCTAGTAATTAAAGCATATGCCCGTTATCAGACCTCATGAATGCCTGGGTCTGGGCTATATGATGCCGACTATGCCATATGAATCGCTGGAGTGCTGTTTCTAACGTAATTTGCCCCAGCACCTGAGTGCAGAGCTTCTTCTTAAAATCATCCGGATCTAAACTGTTCAGTAGAATCACAAAGCGCTGATGCAGTGCTTCCATAAACAAAAGAGAACTCTCAACAGGTAAATCCCGGTAATCACCCAACTCAGCCCAGAGATCTTCACGAAAAGGAATCTCCTTTTTATAACCTATCGTCCAAACAAAATATCCATCACCGTGCTGAGTTTCCCGGACTTGTATCCACGCAGTACATCGGGATTATATATTTCTACAAATCCGCAATGCGTGCATGATACGAACAGAAAATGATGATAATTGATATCCATAAT
Encoded here:
- a CDS encoding stalk domain-containing protein — encoded protein: MKLKKAIFLMFILMAPFQVTLPANAESAMDKQELKDPTTVTVIYLNSSQLLHNGSSYSLSRITTVKKGVTYVSLRSLSESLGYTVSYSAQTKETRVNDRGIKAAYLVNSNTYQVNGDPQVMKGAAYADHGVLMVPLTSLIAAFQIPYTLQGNQILLNFLTPGSASSSTAKNNEAPKAYFTTDKDQYRIGEPVSITDKSTDDEDAIVNRKWENNDSAFFEAGIVEIKLEVTDQRGLSNEYRKQIEITPDILYTKDEYAKRFTPVGNTFEINGKSVLSYTSLPYQYTTEPYILFRASGPETVNSEGILYQDTISGPTRFMIHHKNNLTTKARFYLIAHNNNDTAASIHIQNEGIAGPSPYPELSGRLAGARYLQSTITENDQQSLQLAAGESTILFNKLNSTAAAPGDVVSMNADLVSDSPIQYTMLMVHADQEPLEAISTLPDLDPHESIVRGTFADSTRIFNYDGIVGDEAERLPLTDNTTDPFQEGMDGLQNRVAINSGNYGVMYKIILNHVAPDTVISFNPRGGRYFGSARVNQDIVDIKHSSDTQNSASVLYRTQSQEEKVEIWLSPAPGSNLPFSLLFLPISEAKK
- a CDS encoding DUF2304 domain-containing protein, which codes for MNLNIYFFSFCISLGFAGTILYLIRKRKLREQYALLWLLLSAVMMILSLFPSLLNDIAAQIHIFYAPSLLYLLSVVSMLFILLHLTMAVSSLTYRVVVLTQTLGLQEQRIQKLEMQVGIGQTAAKKEASMEVIS
- a CDS encoding EamA family transporter translates to MAYFMLLLNIMLLVAGQIIWKMGLQARGGLHVSSLLSVVFSPLILLGLALYAIATGLWFLVLSRLPLSLAYPLQSLAYAIGIFAAWYIFGESIPLNRWIGAGVIVMGAVIIAVR
- a CDS encoding cell wall metabolism sensor histidine kinase WalK; protein product: MKTKLYIAIRWKFLIIFILCTALTFLFVLLSRLFVTYMLEQPLFNMPFIWMINHIGSKPLLLVTATAFFLLLYIVGSRPIVRYANELSGVLQDMADGQLNASASVKYADELGTIATNINSLSEQIHSYLQEINHGLNEIAKGHFDYDISVRENHELGKIADSINLMSAQLNHSIQEERNAEKTKNDLITGVSHDLRTPLTSILGFLEIIDKDRYTDEVELRYYMNIAYEKSLSLKKLIDDLFEYTRINNGMPLHLSDLDITDFFRQLSDEFVPSLEPTGMAIQIHAPEHLLRIRADGDQLVRAFENLLSNAIKYGSRGKYIDIYIHEENDGQIAIQICNYGDPIPEKDLPYIFDRFYRVEQSRSKETGGTGLGLAITKSIIEVHGGRISVQSSANQTCFETRFPSVS
- a CDS encoding NUDIX hydrolase translates to MHRIDVVYSLITNEAKTKVLMVKNKDNEHWTLPGGAVEKNETLEMAAVREAQEETGLVIRVFGIVAVNELFMEEKQEHVVFFTFRAEIISGHEGIIRPDEILEISWINLEQADELMPYYRGGLSAVVKKNIEVDYFYEGKV
- a CDS encoding glycosyltransferase family 39 protein, producing the protein MYINTSRVFTYKKPLLITFIILIFGLAVYLRLDFLMTVNHHISHDTLNYDTMVRQLLEKGIYAYKDSTPNAQVTPGYPLFMAAVYTLVDYHKHDPFPYIRYIQLIISLVTLWMIYKVSRKVTGQTASLIVLLVCSVYPPFIWSNGAVLTETLATFFLMLYIFVQLLVFEKKTNISALLGGALMGLLVLTRSEFLILILPVYAFHYFWKKEKKLTLRLLLFTCIGTGIVLSPWVIRNAVTLHEVVIASTQVNPFQAGTYPDKNYEDGLVDRHGKTQMEVAKERLRIGFTEHTWQFTKWYTVGKLKYIYANMYFGSGHSPLYPVLPSPLGSELHLALVYFCPVALVAHIRRWRQSIALLTLILIIMTLTRLAFVPEYRYNYTAMPIIIIMDTITGIAILSWVWQKVTKSGTNDPQEGVANYAECTRK
- a CDS encoding response regulator transcription factor, giving the protein MTKETILLVDDEKEIIELIEIYLKNEGYLLYKASNGFEALDSLRNFDIDLIILDVMMPQMDGIQACMKIREKNNTPIIMLSAKSQDIDKISGLSIGADDYVSKPFNPLELVARVKSQLRRYKLLNYRDLAAEDVIAIDDLVINTATHTVTVSEQEVKLTPREFDILKLLAVNQGIVLSMDKIYQEVWNEPFMESKNTVMVHIRKLREKIEKDTQKPYYIRTVWGIGYKMKSVKEV
- a CDS encoding DinB family protein: MGDYRDLPVESSLLFMEALHQRFVILLNSLDPDDFKKKLCTQVLGQITLETALQRFIWHSRHHIAQTQAFMRSDNGHML
- a CDS encoding glycosyltransferase family 2 protein, giving the protein MLNVPENKPNSPTVLVIIPAYNEAEGITHVIEQLRRDTPYADVLVINDGSTDATSMIAKKAGASVIDLTCNLGIGGAVQTGYRYAAEHHYDYAVQIDGDGQHNPQDLGRLLSVMMDIHTDMVVGSRFITKAGFQSTFARKIGIDLLSTLLSRLTGQKITDPTSGYRLCSRRAITLFAREYPTDYPEVEALMLLYNRELSFTEIPVVMNERQGGVSSISAIKSVYYMSKVIISVLLMKTLKKRAWENRYES